AGGTGTGTTCGTGATCGAGATCGAAAAGAAACCCGAGCGGTTCGGTTTTTACTCCATCGCGCTTTGCGATGCAAGCAACCACGAGTCGCAGGCGGAACCATTGCCACGTGCTTGACCGTGCCGTGAACGTTATCGACTCGACACCGTTACCAAGCGCGGCATCGCGTCACGACAAACCGCCATTCGGTCGATTTTCCCTGACGGCGTTCTCCGCAATGTTGGCAATACTGCAACCAATCGCGGGCGCTTGTGAGGCGCCAATCGATTCGATGCTTCGGCAATCACATTCATGGCTCGTTCGTTCTCGGGCAAACCATTTTCATTCAGGACCAATGCCGCCACAACAATCTGCCCCCAACGAGCATCCGGCACGCCAAATACGACCGCGCTCGCAACGCCCGCACATTGCTCCAGCGCCTGCTCCACCTCTGCCGGATACACATTTTCCCCGCCCGTCACAATGAGATCCGTGCGCCGCGCATGCACGAATAACCGCCCCAATTCATCCACCGCACCCATATCACCCGTGGCAAACCATCCATCCGTCGTCGGCATCGTGGGCGGTTTGTCCGGGCCTGCAAAGTATCCACTCATCAAATTCGGCCCCCGCACTTCAATGAATCCCACTTCATTGGCAAGCGCCGCGCCTCCATCTTCTCGCACGATACGCAGCTCCACCCCAGGCAATGCGCGTCCCGACCCAGGCTCCAGCGTGCCCGGCTGTCGCAATGCCTGACACGTCACTTGCGAACACGCCTCCGTGAGCCCGTACGTCGTAAGCGCAAGCAATCCGCGCTCCGCAGCTCGCTCCAGCAATATTGGCGACGCCGCAGCTCCACCCACGAGCACGAACCGAAGTCGCGCCAAGTCCCCGTCACGATCGGCTTCCAAAAGAGCATCGAGCATCGTCGGGACAACCGATATCTGCGTCGCTCCGTCACGTCGAATCGCGCGCAGAACGGCCTCAGGGTCGAATCGCGGTTCCAATACGATCGGTTTACGTGCCAACAAAGACCGCGTCAGAATGGATAAGCCTCCAACGTGCGCGAGCGGCATGCACACGAGCCACCTATCGTTCGAATGCCACCCAAGGTTTGTCTCGCTCGCACGTGCGCTTGCGACAAACGCCTTCCGCGAAAGCACCGCGCCCTTCGGGCGCCCCGTCGTTCCCGACGTGTATACGATCGCCGCGGGCACATCCGCGCCCGTCACCGGCTCGGGCAATCGTTCGGTGTTCAAAGATTCGGTGACTGGCCCAGACAAACGCAGATCCGGGTGAGCATCATCGACGAGCGCCTGCTCTTCTGCATCCGTGAGCCTTGGATGAATGGGCACGAGCGCCACTCCCAGCTCGATGAGCGCGAAGAACGAAACGATCGTCTCCACGTCGCATGTCGCTCGAAGCGCGACGCGACTGCCCAAGCCCACTCCGCGCGCCGCGAGATCACGCGCCCGCTGACGAACACGCGCCGCAAGCTGCCCGTACGTGATGACGTTTCCACGCTCGAAAATGGCCGGAAGCTCAGCCACGCCGGGCTCGTACGCCGCATCGAGCATGCTCAGGCCATCCCTAGCCATCGTCTCCGCTCCTCCTCGGTAAAACCCAATCCAGGAAGCGCCGCACGCGTGACGTACGCCGGACAAACGTGATGCGGGGACGCCAACGCTGTGTACCGCGACAAACCGTCATGCGCGGCAAGACCACACGCGGGCGGCTGCTCCGGAAGCGCTCGCGCAAACTCGACGGCCGCTGCGATGCCCACGGGACCATCGAGCGCGTGTGTCGTGATCGCTGCAAATCCCGCAGATGCCGCCATGTTTGCCAGCTCGAGCGCCCGCGCAAAGCCACCAAGAAGCGCAGGCTTCAGGATGAATGCCGCACACGTCCCATCACGTGCCAATCGATCGGGCAAACCCGGCACGAGCAGCGATTCGTCCGCAGCCCACGGGGTCGCGGTTTTTCCAAGCTCGCCCAGTTCCTCCGCCGCCACCGGCTGCTCGACGTATCGCGGCGCAAATTCGCTCAATCGTTCCAGCTTTTCTCGAGCTTCGACAAGCGTCCACATACCGTTTGGATCCAAACGAAGTTCGTCTGACCAAACTTTTCGCAGTTCGCG
Above is a genomic segment from Polyangiaceae bacterium containing:
- a CDS encoding AMP-binding protein — protein: MARDGLSMLDAAYEPGVAELPAIFERGNVITYGQLAARVRQRARDLAARGVGLGSRVALRATCDVETIVSFFALIELGVALVPIHPRLTDAEEQALVDDAHPDLRLSGPVTESLNTERLPEPVTGADVPAAIVYTSGTTGRPKGAVLSRKAFVASARASETNLGWHSNDRWLVCMPLAHVGGLSILTRSLLARKPIVLEPRFDPEAVLRAIRRDGATQISVVPTMLDALLEADRDGDLARLRFVLVGGAAASPILLERAAERGLLALTTYGLTEACSQVTCQALRQPGTLEPGSGRALPGVELRIVREDGGAALANEVGFIEVRGPNLMSGYFAGPDKPPTMPTTDGWFATGDMGAVDELGRLFVHARRTDLIVTGGENVYPAEVEQALEQCAGVASAVVFGVPDARWGQIVVAALVLNENGLPENERAMNVIAEASNRLAPHKRPRLVAVLPTLRRTPSGKIDRMAVCRDAMPRLVTVSSR
- a CDS encoding O-succinylbenzoate synthase, with the translated sequence MQIRGGAAIPSFVGDRPYVRVGIRDERKTLGIGEATPWPAEFADVVANMATAIGNALPELGRLDLEELPPLEAVSHALKPAEAFLGRWRTARFALETALLDAVAQRLELSLAACLSSFSGHEQVPCNALLDAATDDLPVRAAALKALGFKALKVKLRARDAAGFDREVAALRELRKVWSDELRLDPNGMWTLVEAREKLERLSEFAPRYVEQPVAAEELGELGKTATPWAADESLLVPGLPDRLARDGTCAAFILKPALLGGFARALELANMAASAGFAAITTHALDGPVGIAAAVEFARALPEQPPACGLAAHDGLSRYTALASPHHVCPAYVTRAALPGLGFTEEERRRWLGMA